The Odocoileus virginianus isolate 20LAN1187 ecotype Illinois chromosome 27, Ovbor_1.2, whole genome shotgun sequence genome has a window encoding:
- the LOC110135197 gene encoding putative olfactory receptor 2B8, with protein sequence MFLKVMEQKNESSFTGFILLGFSDRLQLELVLFVVLLIFYIFTLLGNTTIIALSYLDPRLHTPMYFFLSNLSFLDMCYTTSIVPQFLFNLSGADKSISFGGCIVQMHISLALGGTECILLGVMAFDRYAAVCRPLHYTVIMHPGLCALMASASWIIGFANSLLQTELVFLLPRCGKNKLDHFFCEVPHFLKLACVDITVNVYVTFFAGVIMLLTPVSLIMFSYGRIVRAVLRIKSTAGQRKAFGTCGSHLTVVSLFFGTAIYVYYQPSSNNSQDQDKFMSLFYTVIIPMTNPLIYTLRNRDVKGAMKKVLWKDS encoded by the exons ATGTTTCTTAAAGT GatggaacagaaaaatgaaagctcTTTCACTGGATTTATCTTACTGGGCTTCTCTGACAGGCTTCAACTTGAGCTAGTCCTCTTTGTGGTCCTTTTGATCTTCTACATCTTCACTTTGCTGGGAAACACAACCATCATTGCATTGTCCTACTTGGACCCACGTCTTCACACCCCTATGTACTTTTTCCTCTCTAACCTGAGCTTTCTAGACATGTGTTACACCACCAGCATTGTTCCCCAGTTTCTATTTAATCTCAGTGGAGCAGACAAATCCATCTCCTTTGGTGGATGTATAGTTCAAATGCACATCTCTCTAGCGTTGGGAGGCACAGAATGTATTCTCCTAGGAGTTATGGCATTTGACCGCTATGCCGCTGTTTGCAGGCCCCTTCACTACACGGTAATCATGCACCCCGGTCTATGTGCCCTGATGGCTTCTGCTTCATGGATCATTGGTTTTGCCAACTCCTTATTGCAGACAGAGCTTGTCTTCCTTTTACCTCgttgtggaaaaaataaattagaccACTTCTTTTGTGAGGTCCCTCATTTTCTCAAACTTGCCTGTGTTGACATCACCGTGAATGTGTATGTGACCTTCTTTGCTGGTGTCATCATGCTTCTCACACCTGTTTCATTAATCATGTTCTCCTATGGTCGGATTGTCAGGGCGGTCTTAAGAATCAAGTCCACTGCAGGGCAGAGAAAAGCGTTTGGCACATGTGGATCCCACCTCACGGTGGTCTCCCTGTTCTTTGGCACAGCCATCTATGTGTATTATCAGCCCAGCAGCAACAACTCCCAGGATCAGGACAAGTTCATGTCTCTCTTCTACACTGTCATTATCCCCATGACCAACCCCCTCATTTATACGCTGAGGAACAGGGATGTGAAGGGAGCGATGAAGAAGGTGCTTTGGAAGGACTCTTGA